Proteins from one Cyclopterus lumpus isolate fCycLum1 chromosome 11, fCycLum1.pri, whole genome shotgun sequence genomic window:
- the LOC117739316 gene encoding mucin-5AC-like isoform X5 yields MSVCLKTRMKSCSCALVALLACTAAAEIIHEVVEEQTSVSLRCPHSVEGTVTWSRENNGREVKILTVDVDSDIRQVKDPQKRYSSLSDKSLSIRRVTASDSGRYFCNREAVELTVIPPGTTRDATEGTEVTLTCPPDAGGPFNKRWSSNNTGDINTQTGFYVSPVDQMLTITSVELKHSGLYFCEGKPAAYLKVTKGYTTTTTTPPTTRQTTTTVPSTTRPTNEGMMTTKKQGDNNKDNKNNTSNTTTTTTPPTTRQTTTTVPSTTRPTNEGMMTTKKQGDNNKDNKNNTSNTTTTTTPSTTRQTTTTVPSTTRPTNEGMMTTKKQGDNNKDNNNNTKGKTTTTTTTTRQTTPSTPRLTNEDTTTQRGYTKTTTTTTPPTTRQTTTTVPSTTRPTNEVPDLVIGIVAFLLLLIIIIVVYFALRRRIKRRGSAERSPVYDEIRDSSAVPPTNGGGSLAGPTAIYCMADDFPDVLHHNDHTYSTIPDLPPVGKKSETSLPDNSTCSFIGNPFIGEINNGPSQLPDNIYFLLEKPKAPGNNTDQHL; encoded by the exons ATGTCAGTGTGTTTGAAGACGAGGATGAAGAGCTGTAGCTGCGCGCTCGTCGCGCTGTTGGCCTGCACCGCCGCTGCAG aaataatCCATGAAGTAGTCGAGGAACAGACCTCAGTCTCTCTGCGTTGTCCTCACTCTGTGGAGGGCACCGTGACCTGGAGCAGAGAGAATAATGGACGTGAAGTTAAAATACTGACAGTTGATGTTGATAGTGACATAAGACAAGTTAAAGACCCGCAGAAACGATACAGTTCATTGTCAGATAAATCACTGTCCATCAGAAGAGTGACCGCCTCCGACTCTGGAAGATACTTCTGCAACAGGGAAGCAGTGGAGCTGACGGTGATCCCACCAGG AACCACACGTGATGCCACAGAGGGGACAGAAGTCACTCTGACATGCCCTCCTGATGCTGGAGGACCATTTAATAAAAGATGGAGCAGCAACAACACTGGTGACATAAATACCCAGACAGGGTTTTATGTTTCACCTGTTGACCAGATGTTGACTATAACATCTGTGGAGCTTAAACACTCTGGACTTTACTTCTGTGAAGGAAAACCTGCTGCGTATCTGAAGGTGACCAAAG GTTacacgacaacaacaaccacccCACCTACaacaagacaaacaacaacaactgtaccATCAACTACACGTCCGACTAATGAAGGTAtgatgacaacaaagaaacaaggagacaacaacaaagacaacaagaacaacacgA GtaacacgacaacaacaaccacccCACCTACaacaagacaaacaacaacaactgtaccATCAACGACACGTCCGACTAATGAAGGTAtgatgacaacaaagaaacaaggagacaacaacaaagacaacaagaacaacacgA gtaacacaacaacaacaaccaccccATCTACaacaagacaaacaacaacaactgtaccATCAACGACACGTCCGACTAATGAAGGTAtgatgacaacaaagaaacaaggagacaacaacaaagacaacaataacaacacga AAGGCAAAACCacaaccaccacaacaacaacaagacaaacaaCACCATCAACTCCACGTCTGACTAATGaagacacaacgacacaacgCG GTTAcacgaaaacaacaacaacaaccaccccACCTACaacaagacaaacaacaacaactgtaccATCAACTACACGTCCGACTAATGAAG TTCCTGATTTGGTGATTGGAATAGtcgccttcctcctcctcctcatcatcatcatcgtcgtctaCTTTGCTTTGAGACGCAGGATTAAAAGACGAG GAAGTGCAGAAAGAAGCCCCGTCTATGACGAGATACGGGACTCGTCTGCGGTTCCGCCGACAAACG GTGGAGGAAGCTTGGCCGGACCAACCGCTATATACTGCATGGCGGATGATTTTCCAG ATGTATTACACCACAACGATCACACGTACTCCACCATCCCCGATCTTCCACCAGTGGGGAAGAAAAGCG AGACGTCGCTGCCCGATAACTCCACTTGTTCCTTCATCGGCAACCCATTTATTGGTGAAATTAATAACG GTCCGTCGCAGCTTcctgacaacatttattttttactggaGAAACCCAAAGCACCTGGAAACAACACGGACCAACATCTTTAA
- the LOC117739316 gene encoding location of vulva defective 1-like isoform X4 — MSVCLKTRMKSCSCALVALLACTAAAEIIHEVVEEQTSVSLRCPHSVEGTVTWSRENNGREVKILTVDVDSDIRQVKDPQKRYSSLSDKSLSIRRVTASDSGRYFCNREAVELTVIPPGTTTRDATEGTEVTLTCPPDAGGPFNKRWSSNNTGDINTQTGFYVSPVDQMLTITSVELKHSGLYFCEGKPAAYLKVTKGYTTTTTTPPTTRQTTTTVPSTTRPTNEGMMTTKKQGDNNKDNKNNTSNTTTTTTPPTTRQTTTTVPSTTRPTNEGMMTTKKQGDNNKDNKNNTSNTTTTTTPSTTRQTTTTVPSTTRPTNEGMMTTKKQGDNNKDNNNNTKGKTTTTTTTTRQTTPSTPRLTNEDTTTQRGYTKTTTTTTPPTTRQTTTTVPSTTRPTNEVPDLVIGIVAFLLLLIIIIVVYFALRRRIKRRGSAERSPVYDEIRDSSAVPPTNGGGSLAGPTAIYCMADDFPDVLHHNDHTYSTIPDLPPVGKKSETSLPDNSTCSFIGNPFIGEINNGPSQLPDNIYFLLEKPKAPGNNTDQHL; from the exons ATGTCAGTGTGTTTGAAGACGAGGATGAAGAGCTGTAGCTGCGCGCTCGTCGCGCTGTTGGCCTGCACCGCCGCTGCAG aaataatCCATGAAGTAGTCGAGGAACAGACCTCAGTCTCTCTGCGTTGTCCTCACTCTGTGGAGGGCACCGTGACCTGGAGCAGAGAGAATAATGGACGTGAAGTTAAAATACTGACAGTTGATGTTGATAGTGACATAAGACAAGTTAAAGACCCGCAGAAACGATACAGTTCATTGTCAGATAAATCACTGTCCATCAGAAGAGTGACCGCCTCCGACTCTGGAAGATACTTCTGCAACAGGGAAGCAGTGGAGCTGACGGTGATCCCACCAG GAACAACCACACGTGATGCCACAGAGGGGACAGAAGTCACTCTGACATGCCCTCCTGATGCTGGAGGACCATTTAATAAAAGATGGAGCAGCAACAACACTGGTGACATAAATACCCAGACAGGGTTTTATGTTTCACCTGTTGACCAGATGTTGACTATAACATCTGTGGAGCTTAAACACTCTGGACTTTACTTCTGTGAAGGAAAACCTGCTGCGTATCTGAAGGTGACCAAAG GTTacacgacaacaacaaccacccCACCTACaacaagacaaacaacaacaactgtaccATCAACTACACGTCCGACTAATGAAGGTAtgatgacaacaaagaaacaaggagacaacaacaaagacaacaagaacaacacgA GtaacacgacaacaacaaccacccCACCTACaacaagacaaacaacaacaactgtaccATCAACGACACGTCCGACTAATGAAGGTAtgatgacaacaaagaaacaaggagacaacaacaaagacaacaagaacaacacgA gtaacacaacaacaacaaccaccccATCTACaacaagacaaacaacaacaactgtaccATCAACGACACGTCCGACTAATGAAGGTAtgatgacaacaaagaaacaaggagacaacaacaaagacaacaataacaacacga AAGGCAAAACCacaaccaccacaacaacaacaagacaaacaaCACCATCAACTCCACGTCTGACTAATGaagacacaacgacacaacgCG GTTAcacgaaaacaacaacaacaaccaccccACCTACaacaagacaaacaacaacaactgtaccATCAACTACACGTCCGACTAATGAAG TTCCTGATTTGGTGATTGGAATAGtcgccttcctcctcctcctcatcatcatcatcgtcgtctaCTTTGCTTTGAGACGCAGGATTAAAAGACGAG GAAGTGCAGAAAGAAGCCCCGTCTATGACGAGATACGGGACTCGTCTGCGGTTCCGCCGACAAACG GTGGAGGAAGCTTGGCCGGACCAACCGCTATATACTGCATGGCGGATGATTTTCCAG ATGTATTACACCACAACGATCACACGTACTCCACCATCCCCGATCTTCCACCAGTGGGGAAGAAAAGCG AGACGTCGCTGCCCGATAACTCCACTTGTTCCTTCATCGGCAACCCATTTATTGGTGAAATTAATAACG GTCCGTCGCAGCTTcctgacaacatttattttttactggaGAAACCCAAAGCACCTGGAAACAACACGGACCAACATCTTTAA
- the LOC117739316 gene encoding cell wall protein DAN4-like isoform X8: MSVCLKTRMKSCSCALVALLACTAAAEIIHEVVEEQTSVSLRCPHSVEGTVTWSRENNGREVKILTVDVDSDIRQVKDPQKRYSSLSDKSLSIRRVTASDSGRYFCNREAVELTVIPPGTTTRDATEGTEVTLTCPPDAGGPFNKRWSSNNTGDINTQTGFYVSPVDQMLTITSVELKHSGLYFCEGKPAAYLKVTKGNTTTTTTPPTTRQTTTTVPSTTRPTNEGMMTTKKQGDNNKDNKNNTSNTTTTTTPSTTRQTTTTVPSTTRPTNEGMMTTKKQGDNNKDNNNNTKGKTTTTTTTTRQTTPSTPRLTNEDTTTQRGYTKTTTTTTPPTTRQTTTTVPSTTRPTNEVPDLVIGIVAFLLLLIIIIVVYFALRRRIKRRGSAERSPVYDEIRDSSAVPPTNGGGSLAGPTAIYCMADDFPDVLHHNDHTYSTIPDLPPVGKKSETSLPDNSTCSFIGNPFIGEINNGPSQLPDNIYFLLEKPKAPGNNTDQHL, from the exons ATGTCAGTGTGTTTGAAGACGAGGATGAAGAGCTGTAGCTGCGCGCTCGTCGCGCTGTTGGCCTGCACCGCCGCTGCAG aaataatCCATGAAGTAGTCGAGGAACAGACCTCAGTCTCTCTGCGTTGTCCTCACTCTGTGGAGGGCACCGTGACCTGGAGCAGAGAGAATAATGGACGTGAAGTTAAAATACTGACAGTTGATGTTGATAGTGACATAAGACAAGTTAAAGACCCGCAGAAACGATACAGTTCATTGTCAGATAAATCACTGTCCATCAGAAGAGTGACCGCCTCCGACTCTGGAAGATACTTCTGCAACAGGGAAGCAGTGGAGCTGACGGTGATCCCACCAG GAACAACCACACGTGATGCCACAGAGGGGACAGAAGTCACTCTGACATGCCCTCCTGATGCTGGAGGACCATTTAATAAAAGATGGAGCAGCAACAACACTGGTGACATAAATACCCAGACAGGGTTTTATGTTTCACCTGTTGACCAGATGTTGACTATAACATCTGTGGAGCTTAAACACTCTGGACTTTACTTCTGTGAAGGAAAACCTGCTGCGTATCTGAAGGTGACCAAAG GtaacacgacaacaacaaccacccCACCTACaacaagacaaacaacaacaactgtaccATCAACGACACGTCCGACTAATGAAGGTAtgatgacaacaaagaaacaaggagacaacaacaaagacaacaagaacaacacgA gtaacacaacaacaacaaccaccccATCTACaacaagacaaacaacaacaactgtaccATCAACGACACGTCCGACTAATGAAGGTAtgatgacaacaaagaaacaaggagacaacaacaaagacaacaataacaacacga AAGGCAAAACCacaaccaccacaacaacaacaagacaaacaaCACCATCAACTCCACGTCTGACTAATGaagacacaacgacacaacgCG GTTAcacgaaaacaacaacaacaaccaccccACCTACaacaagacaaacaacaacaactgtaccATCAACTACACGTCCGACTAATGAAG TTCCTGATTTGGTGATTGGAATAGtcgccttcctcctcctcctcatcatcatcatcgtcgtctaCTTTGCTTTGAGACGCAGGATTAAAAGACGAG GAAGTGCAGAAAGAAGCCCCGTCTATGACGAGATACGGGACTCGTCTGCGGTTCCGCCGACAAACG GTGGAGGAAGCTTGGCCGGACCAACCGCTATATACTGCATGGCGGATGATTTTCCAG ATGTATTACACCACAACGATCACACGTACTCCACCATCCCCGATCTTCCACCAGTGGGGAAGAAAAGCG AGACGTCGCTGCCCGATAACTCCACTTGTTCCTTCATCGGCAACCCATTTATTGGTGAAATTAATAACG GTCCGTCGCAGCTTcctgacaacatttattttttactggaGAAACCCAAAGCACCTGGAAACAACACGGACCAACATCTTTAA
- the LOC117739316 gene encoding uncharacterized protein LOC117739316 isoform X10, producing MSVCLKTRMKSCSCALVALLACTAAAEIIHEVVEEQTSVSLRCPHSVEGTVTWSRENNGREVKILTVDVDSDIRQVKDPQKRYSSLSDKSLSIRRVTASDSGRYFCNREAVELTVIPPGTTTRDATEGTEVTLTCPPDAGGPFNKRWSSNNTGDINTQTGFYVSPVDQMLTITSVELKHSGLYFCEGKPAAYLKVTKGYTTTTTTPPTTRQTTTTVPSTTRPTNEVPDLVIGIVAFLLLLIIIIVVYFALRRRIKRRGSAERSPVYDEIRDSSAVPPTNGGGSLAGPTAIYCMADDFPDVLHHNDHTYSTIPDLPPVGKKSETSLPDNSTCSFIGNPFIGEINNGPSQLPDNIYFLLEKPKAPGNNTDQHL from the exons ATGTCAGTGTGTTTGAAGACGAGGATGAAGAGCTGTAGCTGCGCGCTCGTCGCGCTGTTGGCCTGCACCGCCGCTGCAG aaataatCCATGAAGTAGTCGAGGAACAGACCTCAGTCTCTCTGCGTTGTCCTCACTCTGTGGAGGGCACCGTGACCTGGAGCAGAGAGAATAATGGACGTGAAGTTAAAATACTGACAGTTGATGTTGATAGTGACATAAGACAAGTTAAAGACCCGCAGAAACGATACAGTTCATTGTCAGATAAATCACTGTCCATCAGAAGAGTGACCGCCTCCGACTCTGGAAGATACTTCTGCAACAGGGAAGCAGTGGAGCTGACGGTGATCCCACCAG GAACAACCACACGTGATGCCACAGAGGGGACAGAAGTCACTCTGACATGCCCTCCTGATGCTGGAGGACCATTTAATAAAAGATGGAGCAGCAACAACACTGGTGACATAAATACCCAGACAGGGTTTTATGTTTCACCTGTTGACCAGATGTTGACTATAACATCTGTGGAGCTTAAACACTCTGGACTTTACTTCTGTGAAGGAAAACCTGCTGCGTATCTGAAGGTGACCAAAG GTTacacgacaacaacaaccacccCACCTACaacaagacaaacaacaacaactgtaccATCAACTACACGTCCGACTAATGAAG TTCCTGATTTGGTGATTGGAATAGtcgccttcctcctcctcctcatcatcatcatcgtcgtctaCTTTGCTTTGAGACGCAGGATTAAAAGACGAG GAAGTGCAGAAAGAAGCCCCGTCTATGACGAGATACGGGACTCGTCTGCGGTTCCGCCGACAAACG GTGGAGGAAGCTTGGCCGGACCAACCGCTATATACTGCATGGCGGATGATTTTCCAG ATGTATTACACCACAACGATCACACGTACTCCACCATCCCCGATCTTCCACCAGTGGGGAAGAAAAGCG AGACGTCGCTGCCCGATAACTCCACTTGTTCCTTCATCGGCAACCCATTTATTGGTGAAATTAATAACG GTCCGTCGCAGCTTcctgacaacatttattttttactggaGAAACCCAAAGCACCTGGAAACAACACGGACCAACATCTTTAA